The Bacillus thuringiensis genomic interval TAAAAAATACGAAGTAGACCATATTATAGAACTAACTTGGGAAAATCTTGATGATTGGAAAATAGCGCTGAACCCTGATAACCTACAACTCCTTTGTAAGTCTTGCCATAACAAGAAGACAAGCGAGTATAAACGTGGGAAAGGTGTGAGTTTATGGTAGAAAGGGGAAAAATTGAACTTATTCGGAAAAGTGGTATCATTTTCACGTGGAAAGCTAAACAATGATACTCAAAGAGTTACAGCGTGGCAAAACGAAGCGGTAGAATATACAAGTGCCTTTGTGACTAACATTCATAATAAAATCGCTAATGAAATAACAAAAGTAGAATTTAATCATGTTAAATATAAAAAGTCTGATGTTGGTTCTGATACTTTGATTAGTATGGCAGGTTCTGACTTAGACGAGGTTCTAAACTGGAGTTCTAAGGGCGAACACAATAGCATGGAGTTTTGGCAGAAAGTAATTAAAAAGTTGCTATGCACGCGCTATGTTGACCTGTACCCTATATTTGATAGTGAAACAGGAGATCTATTAGACCTACTATTTGCTAACGATAAAAAAGAATATAAACCTGAAGAATTAGTAAGGCTTATCAGTCCTTTTTATATCAATGAGGATACAAGTATTTTAGATAATGCTCTAGCTAGTATTCAAACTAAGCTGGAACAAGGTAAATTGCGTGGCTTGTTGAAAATTAATGCCTTTCTTGATATTGATAATACGCAAGAGTATCGAGAAAAAGCCTTAACAACAATAAAGAACATGCAAGAGGGTTCGAGTTACAATGGTTTGACACCAGTTGATAACAAGACGGAAATTGTAGAACTTAAAAAAGATTATTCCGTTTTAAACAAAGATGAAATTGACCTTATTAAATCGGAACTTTTGACAGGCTACTTTATGAATGAAAATATTTTGCTTGGTACTGCTACGCAAGAACAACAAATTTATTTTTATAACTCTACTATCATTCCTTTACTGATTCAACTTGAAAAGGAACTGACTTATAAACTGATTTCAACAAACCGCAGACGAGTAGTTAAGGATAATTTATATTATGAACGCATAATCGTAGATAACCAGCTATTCAAGTTTGCAACTTTGAAAGAATTAATTGACTTGTATCACGAAAATATCAACGCTCCTATTTTTACACAGAATCAACTTCTTGTTAAAATGGGCGAGCAACCAATCGAGGGCGGAGATATTTATGTCACAAACCTTAACGCAGTTGCTGTTAAAAACCTAAGTGATTTACAAGGCAATAGAAAGGACGTAACAAGCACAGATGAAACTAATAACCAATAGTGCTGAAATTAAAGTAACTGAAAACGAGGGCGGTTCTAAGTCTTTCCCTGGAAGGCATTGGTTCAGAAGTTGGTGTAGAGAATCGTAACGGTATTGTCTTGACACCTAACTGCATTGAGTTTGCTAGAGAACGATATCCATTGCTATATGAACACGGAGCTGGATCTAGTGAAGTCATTGGGGACGCAAAAGTCTATTATGACTTAGCTTCTAATAAATACCTGACTGACTTTACGCTTTACGACAATGCACCAAACATTAACAAAGCTGTGGAAAATGGAGCGTTTGATTCACTATCAATTGCCTATTACATTACAGATTATGAGTTTAATGAAAATGATGCTCTAGTTGTAAATAAAGCACAGTTTAAAGAGATTTCTCTTGTTTCAGTACCAGCTGACCCTAACGCAAAGTTTATTCAAAATGCATTGGGCGAAGAACTCACAGAAGAACGTAACAAAATTATTGAAAGCCGTAACGCTTTGAAAGAAATTGAGGATATTAAAAAGAAATATGAATAAACCTGATTTAATCGAAAAACAGAACCGCTTGGCAGAACTTAAAGAAAATAACGTATCTTTAAAATCTCAAATTAGTGGCTTTGAAGTAAAAAATGCAATTGAAGACTTGCCAAAAGTACAAGAATTGGAAAAAACACTTTCAGAAAATTCAATTGAAATTATCAAAATTGAGAATGAACTTAACGCACAGGAAGAAAAACCAAAAGGAAAAGATAAAATGACAAACTTTATTGAATCACAAAACGCTGTAACAGAATTTTTTGATGTATTGAAAAAGAACTCTGGAAAATCAGAAATTAAAAACGCTTGGAGCGCAAAACTTGCTGAAAATGGTGTAACTATCACAGATAAAACTTTTGAGCTTCCACGTAAATTGGTTGATTCAATCAACACAGTTTTGTTAAATACTAACCCAGTGTTCAAAGTATTCCGTGTTACAAATGTCGGCGCTTTGCTCGTATCACGCTCATTTGATTCAGCTAATGAAGCAAATCTCCACAAAGACGGACAACAAAAAGTAGAACAGGCTGCAGCTCTCACTATTGATACTCTTGAACCTGTAATGGTTTATAAATTGCAATCACTTGCTGAACGTGTTAAACGACTTCAAATGTCATATTCTGAACTTTACAACTTGATTGTAGCGGAACTTACACAAGCTATTGTTAATAAAATTGTTGACCTTGCGCTTATTGAGGGTGACGGAACAAACGGTTTTAAATCAATTGAAAAAGAAGCAGACGTCAAAAAAATCAAAAAGATTACTACAAAAGCCAAATCAGCTGGCAAAACTCCATTTGCTGACGCTATTGAAGAAGCGGTTGACTTTGTTCGCCCTACTGCTGGACGTCGTTATTTGATTGTTAAAGCAGAAGACCGTAAAGCCTTGTTAGATGAGTTACGTCAAGCAACTGCAAATGCTCACGTTCGTATTAAAAATGATGACGCTGAAATTGCCTCTGAAGTTGGAGTAGATGAAATTATTGTCTATACAGGTTCAAAAGCACTCAAACCTACTGTATTGGTAGACCAAAAGTATCACATTGACATGCAAGACCTTACAAAAGTTGATGCCTTTGAATGGAAAACTAACAGCAACATGATTTTGGTAGAAACACTAACAAGCGGTCATGTTGAAACTTATAACGCTGGTGCAGTAATTACAGTAGCATAAGAATAAAATGGAGGAAGTAAATGATAGATTATATTAAGGTCTATTGTGGTATTCCGATTTTAGTAACAGCTTATGATAGTAAACTTATCTTATTCCGTTCAATAGCTATTAAATTGCTAGAAAAAAATGGTATTAAAGCTGACGAAACAAGCGTATTAGTTAAAGACTTTATTTCTTGTTATTGTCGGCTTAATATTGTTGATGAACCAGCAGAACAATGGCGAAATGCTGAAATGAAACGTTTGGCTTCTTTGCAAGAGTTAATGTATTATGGAGGTATTTAATGATATTCTCACAAGTTACATTACAGGTAGAAACGACTGTTAAGAAGAAGAACGGTGCAGAAGCTAATGTTATAAAGCCTATCGTTTTACCAGCAGTTAAACAGAGAATTAGTCAGACAAGGCTTGATGAGTTTTCTATGATTGGGCTAGGTAAAAACGTAAGATACGAGCTTAACGGAATCGGAGAAATGGAAGACTTGATTTTCAACTATTTCTTGGACGAAAAAGGCGAAACTTTCAAGCGTACAACATGGGAAAGAAACCCTAAGAATAACAAGATGATTTTAGAGGGGGTAGTAAGCAATGGAATTTGATTCTTATATAGATTGGTACAACAATTTGCTTACAATGCCTCTAAATGACGTTATTTTAGGTGTTAAGGACACGATAGAAGACAAGACGGTATATTTATCACTTAGTGAC includes:
- a CDS encoding HK97 family phage prohead protease — translated: MLYEHGAGSSEVIGDAKVYYDLASNKYLTDFTLYDNAPNINKAVENGAFDSLSIAYYITDYEFNENDALVVNKAQFKEISLVSVPADPNAKFIQNALGEELTEERNKIIESRNALKEIEDIKKKYE
- a CDS encoding HNH endonuclease — its product is MKYNVDTVRESGWYNKKEWLAVRDYVRQRDKMTCVRCGAFGAKKYEVDHIIELTWENLDDWKIALNPDNLQLLCKSCHNKKTSEYKRGKGVSLW
- a CDS encoding phage portal protein; the protein is MNLFGKVVSFSRGKLNNDTQRVTAWQNEAVEYTSAFVTNIHNKIANEITKVEFNHVKYKKSDVGSDTLISMAGSDLDEVLNWSSKGEHNSMEFWQKVIKKLLCTRYVDLYPIFDSETGDLLDLLFANDKKEYKPEELVRLISPFYINEDTSILDNALASIQTKLEQGKLRGLLKINAFLDIDNTQEYREKALTTIKNMQEGSSYNGLTPVDNKTEIVELKKDYSVLNKDEIDLIKSELLTGYFMNENILLGTATQEQQIYFYNSTIIPLLIQLEKELTYKLISTNRRRVVKDNLYYERIIVDNQLFKFATLKELIDLYHENINAPIFTQNQLLVKMGEQPIEGGDIYVTNLNAVAVKNLSDLQGNRKDVTSTDETNNQ